Proteins encoded together in one Macadamia integrifolia cultivar HAES 741 chromosome 8, SCU_Mint_v3, whole genome shotgun sequence window:
- the LOC122086623 gene encoding LOW QUALITY PROTEIN: protein LNK2-like (The sequence of the model RefSeq protein was modified relative to this genomic sequence to represent the inferred CDS: deleted 1 base in 1 codon) has protein sequence MPLHIIFFLLQLTDIIWGEATESGDHIVPYPKENEQKLLVTFGDQIKKQWDQDAKTIKTVEQKTTGPKNDSTDCRLESSPQFNRNEGFSASGFDMDSWSDFPLSIAECDEGYADRNGQDSIGEIRNLNTARADTAQLESDRELFVDEHVDKEGGFLDYGWANIGSFDDLDRIFSNDDSIFGHESLGNADELWSSTDVIRSPAKSFPLSTGSPSSVLGALKSMPEQSEVKKEFVPHEAQSATPGNKKMNDHDSHGLQNLHPSRDEVAGKHSCLSIDSLVEGAAGGSKLLLEGKKTPEEIGKIEASVAHSLNENDFADEGSKLKKSQIKSEEKGEGKLSQDLHGAWPSTANQCQQFGNQLATSALQTFPPSVLSPQGQIGGPDSLRYLQTSHSYFPAGYGNQAPPYPFMPPLQHHPERDKLHSVLVGHEFSPRSSKHASALRKSPDVSKNSLLMTPQEKIEKLRRRQKMQAMLAIQKQQQQFNHQATCTDQSMTRKCQQEDQSEDIVGTKIEAEENLKTPPSVDTTSPVEQDDSNTVSMVVDECSLEETILDQLLEVIAKLDIRTRLCIRDSSYRLAQSAMLRHSAADTSSTNKSSADENETAAKEESNSLNRSTSELDAETETNPIDRTVAHLLFHRPTESSVRPVQDGEIPKSMIPTKLPLEPKLEGLVNLPIECLSESSTEKPSVCHRGAKSPCTFTKAQHEGQLHFIQQ, from the exons ATGCCATTGCATATCATATTCTTTCTTCTACAG CTTACAGACATAATATGGGGTGAGGCCACTGAGAGTGGTGACCACATTGTGCCTTATCCCAAGGAAAATGAACAGAAGCTATTAGTTACGTTTGGAGATCAAATCAAGAAACAATGGGATCAAGATGCCAAAACTATTAAAACTGTGGAGCAGAAGACAACTGGACCTAAAAATGATTCCACCGACTGTCGACTGGAAAGTAGTCCGCAATTTAACAGAAATGAAGGATTTTCAGCTTCAGGATTTGACATGGATTCTTGGTCTGATTTTCCATTATCAATTGCTGAATGCGACGAGGGATATGCTGATAGAAATGGTCAGGACTCTATCGGTGAAATTAGAAATTTGAACACAGCAAGAG CTGATACAGCTCAACTAGAGAGTGATCGTGAATTGTTTGTGGACGAGCATGTTGACAAAGAAGGTGGTTTTCTCGACTATGGTTGGGCTAACATTGGGAGTTTTGATGATCTTGATAGAATATTTAG CAATGATGACTCAATATTTGGACATGAAAGTCTTGGTAATGCGGATGAACTTTGGTCATCCACAGATGTAATCAGAAGCCCAGCAAAATCCTTCCCTTTGTCTACTGGTTCTCCAAGTTCAGTGTTAGGAGCATTGAAGAGTATGCCAGAGCAGTCTGAAGTCAAAAAGGAATTTGTGCCACATGAAGCCCAGTCTGCTACCCCTGGAAATAAGAAGATGAACGATCATGATTCTCATGGTTTACAGAATTTGCATCCAAGCAGAGATGAAGTTGCTGGAAAGCATAGCTGCTTATCTATTGACTCACTGGTTGAAGGTGCTGCAGGGGGAAGTAAGCTGCTGTTGGAGGGGAAG AAAACTCCAGAGGAAATTGGAAAGATAGAGGCATCAGTCGCGCACTCTCTTAATGAGAATGACTTTGCAGACGAG GGAAGtaagctaaagaaatcccaGATAAAGTCAGAGGAaaaaggtgaaggaaaactttctcaaGACTTGCATGGTGCCTGGCCCTCCACTGCTAACCAATGTCAACAATTTGGGAATCAATTAGCAACCTCTGCTTTACAAACATTTCCACCTTCAGTTCTCAGTCCACAAGGACAGATTGGTGGGCCTGATTCTTTGAGATACCTTCAAACCTCCCATTCATATTTTCCTGCTGGGTATGGAAATCAGGCACCTCCCTATCCATTCATGCCTCCTTTGCAACACCATCCTGAGAGGGATAAGCTTCATTCGGTCCTTGTTGGTCATGAATTCTCTCCCAGATCATCGAAGCATGCCAGTGCATTAAGGAAATCACCAGATGTTTCAAAAAATTCTTTGCTCATGACCCCTCAGGAAAAGATTGAAAAATTAAGGCGGCGGCAGAAAATGCAGGCAATGCTTGCCATTCAGAAACAACAGCAGCAATTCAATCATCAGGCTACTTGTACTGACCAGTCAATGACCCGAAAGTGTCAGCAGGAGGATCAAAGTGAAGATATAGTAGGAACTAAAATTGAAGCGGAAGAAAACTTAAAAACTCCTCCATCCGTGGACACAACTTCACCTGTAGAACAAGATGATTCCAATACTGTCTCTATGGTGGTTGATGAATGTTCACTGGAGGAAACAATACTTGATCAACTTCTAGAAGTTATTGCAAAG TTGGATATTAGAACAAGGCTATGTATTCGAGATAGCTCGTATCGTTTGGCCCAAAGTGCAATGCTAAGGCATAGTGCTGCTGATACAAGTAGTACCAATAAAAGTAGTGCGGATGAAAATGAGACTGCtgcaaaagaagaatcaaacagTCTCAACAG GTCTACCAGTGAGCTGGATGCAGAAACAGAGACAAATCCAATTGACCGTACTGTGGCTCATCTGCTCTTCCACAGGCCTACAGAATCATCTGTAAGGCCTGTCCAGGATGGTGAGATACCCAAATCGATGATTCCTACTAAACTTCCACTTGAGCCCAAATTAGAAGGCTTGGTGAACCTACCCATAGAATGCCTATCTGAGAGTTCAACAGAAAAACCAAGTGTC TGTCACCGAGGAGCTAAATCACCCTGCACATTCACTAAGGCCCAGCATGAGGGGCAGTTACACTTCATCCAACAATGA